The Fimbriimonas ginsengisoli Gsoil 348 genome window below encodes:
- a CDS encoding sugar phosphate isomerase/epimerase family protein — MARLAAQLYTVRDFTGTEEGFADVLRMCHGIGYEGVQLSAIGCMNGDAPTVNAARARELLDENGLVCCATHRPWNRLVDNLDEEIEFHKTLGCDYVAIGGIWDYGQDADAYRRFLKDAQPVIAGLKEAGIRFGYHNHSHEFIRDPETGRPCYEILIEEGAPDLMLEVDTYWVAHAGADPAALLRRLAGRVPVIHVKDMEVVPKEGGVMAPVGEGNLNWDAILSAANEAGVEWHAVEQDICRRDPFDCLDSSYRFLSER; from the coding sequence ATGGCACGGCTGGCGGCGCAGCTTTATACGGTACGGGACTTTACGGGCACGGAAGAGGGGTTCGCGGACGTCCTGCGGATGTGCCACGGCATCGGCTACGAGGGGGTCCAGCTTTCGGCGATCGGTTGCATGAACGGGGACGCGCCGACGGTGAATGCGGCCCGAGCACGCGAACTATTGGACGAGAACGGCCTCGTCTGCTGCGCCACCCACCGGCCGTGGAATCGTTTGGTGGATAACCTCGACGAGGAGATCGAGTTCCACAAGACGCTGGGCTGCGACTACGTCGCGATCGGAGGCATCTGGGACTACGGCCAAGATGCCGACGCCTATCGCCGGTTTCTCAAAGACGCACAACCGGTGATCGCCGGGCTCAAAGAGGCGGGAATCCGCTTCGGCTATCACAACCACTCGCATGAATTCATCCGCGATCCTGAAACCGGCCGACCCTGTTACGAGATTCTGATCGAGGAGGGAGCGCCCGATTTGATGCTGGAAGTGGACACCTACTGGGTGGCTCATGCGGGGGCCGATCCCGCGGCGCTTTTGCGCCGCCTCGCGGGCCGCGTACCGGTGATTCACGTGAAGGACATGGAAGTGGTTCCGAAGGAGGGAGGCGTCATGGCCCCGGTAGGGGAAGGGAACCTCAATTGGGACGCCATCCTCTCCGCCGCCAACGAGGCCGGCGTGGAGTGGCACGCGGTGGAGCAGGACATCTGCCGCCGCGACCCGTTCGACTGTTTGGATTCGAGCTACCGGTTTTTGTCGGAAAGGTAA
- a CDS encoding RidA family protein: MRERKLISSGSRFEREIGYSRAVVDGRWVFVSGTTGFDYATMTLASSVVEQTEQCFKNIEAALAEAGATLADVVRVHYILPDPSEFEACWPVLNRYFGEVRPAATMFSANLLDSRMRIEIEVTALKRGS; this comes from the coding sequence ATGCGCGAAAGAAAACTCATCTCCAGCGGCTCGAGGTTTGAGAGGGAGATCGGATACTCCCGCGCGGTGGTCGACGGCCGATGGGTTTTCGTCTCCGGAACCACCGGATTCGACTACGCCACGATGACGCTCGCGTCCAGCGTCGTGGAGCAGACAGAGCAGTGCTTCAAGAACATCGAAGCCGCTCTAGCCGAGGCCGGGGCCACGCTAGCGGACGTCGTGCGGGTGCACTACATCCTGCCCGATCCGTCCGAGTTCGAAGCCTGCTGGCCGGTTCTCAACCGTTATTTCGGCGAGGTCCGCCCCGCCGCCACGATGTTCTCCGCCAACCTACTCGACTCCAGGATGAGGATCGAAATCGAGGTCACGGCACTGAAGCGGGGGAGTTAG
- a CDS encoding N(4)-(beta-N-acetylglucosaminyl)-L-asparaginase, whose translation MTIFLATWREPGQTAVETAWQAHQKGGDLRTCLEEGLAACELDPKYLAIGLGSLANADGELELDAAMMDGADLSAGAVCAVQNICPVISVARKVLEDTPHVMLAGDQAKRFAMEKGFKPQNLMTEEAVRQYDAWRAGKIGFQYIHTTDEHKHGDTVTMLGWQDGHMVSASATSGLAWKLPGRVGDSPIIGAGIYADDEAGAAGATGLGEELWKACASFRTVEGMRRGLTAQEACDDTIKQMMRRQPASLEIPCVVLAISKEGDFGAATTEGVFHLWNCVDGEVSVREVTAPGQ comes from the coding sequence ATGACGATCTTCCTCGCGACGTGGCGAGAACCTGGACAGACGGCGGTGGAAACCGCTTGGCAAGCCCACCAAAAGGGGGGCGACCTGCGAACGTGCCTCGAAGAAGGGCTGGCGGCGTGCGAGCTCGACCCTAAGTACCTTGCCATCGGCCTCGGGTCGCTCGCCAACGCGGATGGCGAGCTGGAACTGGACGCCGCGATGATGGACGGCGCCGACCTCTCCGCGGGCGCAGTCTGCGCAGTTCAAAACATCTGCCCAGTGATCTCGGTAGCAAGGAAGGTGCTCGAAGACACCCCGCACGTGATGCTGGCCGGCGACCAAGCCAAGAGATTCGCGATGGAAAAGGGATTCAAACCCCAGAACTTGATGACCGAGGAAGCGGTGCGGCAATACGATGCATGGCGAGCGGGCAAGATCGGTTTTCAGTACATCCACACCACCGACGAGCACAAGCACGGCGACACCGTAACGATGCTCGGATGGCAAGACGGACACATGGTGTCGGCAAGTGCCACGAGCGGCCTCGCATGGAAGCTTCCGGGCCGCGTGGGTGACTCTCCCATCATCGGAGCCGGAATCTATGCCGACGACGAAGCCGGCGCGGCGGGTGCAACCGGCCTCGGAGAGGAGCTCTGGAAGGCGTGCGCGTCGTTCCGCACCGTCGAAGGGATGCGTCGCGGCCTGACCGCCCAGGAAGCCTGCGACGACACAATTAAGCAAATGATGCGCCGGCAACCCGCCAGCCTCGAGATTCCATGTGTCGTCCTTGCCATTAGCAAAGAAGGTGACTTCGGCGCCGCCACCACCGAAGGCGTATTCCACCTCTGGAACTGCGTGGACGGGGAAGTTTCGGTACGAGAGGTAACCGCCCCGGGTCAATAG